In Leopardus geoffroyi isolate Oge1 chromosome D1, O.geoffroyi_Oge1_pat1.0, whole genome shotgun sequence, a single window of DNA contains:
- the LOC123600420 gene encoding olfactory receptor 51G2-like: protein MSVFNSSALYPRFLLTGLSGLESRYSLISIPIFLAYATSIAGNITILLIIRTEPSLHQPMYYFLSMLALTDLGLSTTTLPTMFSIFWFHAREISFNACLVQMYFIHVFSIIESAVLLAMAFDRFVAIREPLRYVAILTNGVITGIGLAIAGRALALVFPASFLLKRLQYHSVNILSYPFCLHQDLIKTTVSSRRVSSIYGLMVVICSMGLDSVLLLLSYILILGTVLSIASKTERVKALNTCISHICAVLTFYTPMIGLSMIHRYGQNVSPIVHVLMANVYLLVPPFMNPIVYSVKTKQIRDRILKKFKQQKF, encoded by the coding sequence ATGTCTGTCTTCAATAGCTCTGCCCTGTACCCTCGCTTTCTCCTGACAGGCCTCTCAGGCCTTGAAAGCAGATACAGCTTGATTTCCATCCCCATCTTCTTGGCGTATGCCACCTCAATTGCAGGAAACATCACCATCCTACTTATCATCAGAACTGAGCCTTCCCTCCACCAACCAATGTACTACTTTCTATCAATGCTGGCACTTACTGACCTGGGCCTATCTACTACAACCTTGCCTACGATGTTCAgcattttctggttccatgcccGGGAGATCTCTTTTAATGCCTGTCTGGTCCAGATGTACTTCATTCATGTTTTCTCAATTATTGAGTCAGCTGTGCTGTTGGCCATGGCTTTTGACCGCTTTGTAGCAATCCGAGAGCCCCTGCGCTATGTGGCCATTCTAACCAATGGTGTGATCACTGGGATTGGGTTGGCAATTGCTGGAAGGGCCTTGGCTCTGGTCTTTCCGGCTTCCTTTCTCCTAAAGAGGCTTCAGTATCATTCTGTCAATATTCTCTCTTACCCATTCTGCCTGCACCAGGACCTTATAAAGACAACTGTATCCAGCCGTCGGGTCAGCAGCATCTATGGCCTGATGGTGGTCATCTGCTCCATGGGACTTGATTCAgtgctccttctcctctcctaTATCCTCATCCTTGGCACAGTATTGAGTATAGCCTCCAAGACGGAGAGGGTGAAAGCCCTCAACACCTGCATCTCCCACATCTGTGCTGTGCTCActttctatacaccaatgatTGGCCTATCTATGATCCATCGCTATGGGCAGAATGTGTCCCCAATTGTCCATGTGCTCATGGCCAATGTCTACTTGCTGGTCCCACCCTTCATGAACCCCATTGTCTACAGTGTCAAGACCAAGCAGATTCGGGATAGAATCCTCAAGAAATTCAAGCAACAGAAATTTTAG